In the Gammaproteobacteria bacterium genome, one interval contains:
- a CDS encoding biopolymer transporter ExbD: MRYRSRGYQGPGGDINLTPLIDLVFILLIFFLVTASFVKESGIEVDNPTAHTSVRQERGNLVVSITAEGEFWIGGRQVERRLLRAEIGRLQAQNPEGTLIIAADRKARTDWLLEAMDQGRLAGVKRIALAADPGD, from the coding sequence ATGCGCTACCGCTCCCGCGGCTACCAGGGCCCTGGCGGCGACATCAATCTGACGCCGCTGATTGACCTGGTGTTTATCCTCCTGATCTTTTTTCTGGTAACCGCTTCCTTCGTCAAGGAATCCGGCATCGAGGTGGACAACCCTACGGCGCATACCAGCGTGCGCCAGGAACGCGGCAACCTGGTCGTATCAATCACCGCCGAGGGGGAATTCTGGATCGGCGGGCGGCAGGTGGAGCGGCGACTGTTGCGCGCCGAGATCGGACGCCTGCAGGCGCAGAACCCGGAAGGCACCCTGATCATCGCCGCCGACCGGAAGGCACGCACCGACTGGCTGCTCGAGGCCATGGACCAGGGGCGGCTGGCCGGCGTCAAGCGCATCGCCCTGGCCGCCGATCCCGGAGATTAG
- a CDS encoding TonB family protein, producing MTAAVKKLLPLALLALAAGINLLLLALVQQLTRHESRAVLPPATAFPLELLQLPQRPVAPPPVAESPPPQRPSKPPPPPVPAPPQPAAELSLRALPAQPLPSPGAPALELPRLRAAGSPYLPAAATPPPAPATPLGPSLVPAIRVEPVYPAYALSAGLEGEVTVEFLVTPEGRVTELRVVSAVPPQVFERAVLQAMRSWHFDPGNLGGQSRRMQQEFLFRLQD from the coding sequence ATGACCGCCGCCGTCAAAAAACTGTTGCCGCTTGCCCTGCTCGCCCTGGCCGCGGGGATCAACCTGTTGCTGCTCGCGCTCGTGCAACAACTGACGCGGCACGAGAGCCGGGCCGTCCTGCCTCCCGCCACGGCCTTCCCGCTCGAACTCCTGCAGTTGCCGCAACGCCCCGTCGCACCCCCGCCCGTTGCCGAATCGCCGCCGCCGCAACGACCTTCCAAACCGCCGCCGCCGCCCGTGCCGGCCCCGCCGCAACCGGCAGCCGAACTCTCGCTACGCGCGCTCCCGGCGCAGCCGCTGCCGTCCCCGGGCGCCCCGGCGCTGGAACTGCCGCGCCTGCGCGCCGCCGGCAGCCCGTATCTGCCCGCGGCGGCAACGCCTCCCCCGGCGCCGGCAACGCCATTGGGGCCGTCCCTGGTCCCCGCCATCAGGGTCGAACCCGTTTATCCGGCATACGCCCTTAGCGCCGGCCTGGAAGGCGAGGTAACCGTGGAATTTCTGGTCACCCCGGAGGGCCGGGTGACGGAGTTGCGGGTCGTCAGCGCCGTGCCGCCGCAAGTCTTCGAGCGGGCCGTGCTACAGGCCATGCGCAGCTGGCACTTCGACCCTGGCAACCTCGGCGGGCAATCCCGGCGCATGCAACAGGAATTCCTCTTTCGTCTGCAGGATTGA
- a CDS encoding serine/threonine-protein kinase, translating into MSVPEAQQQKQARIRKIAQDLQRLRQLRSPRPAAGEAGEAGEGGRGYRFLRMIGEGAMSRVYLAKRNADGATLVLKILDTRRRKDDVLVKRFVREAKLISDLRSRYVVRIYDQGFTDDYGYIAMEFFSRGDLRQRVKMGIPPQHALRHMDHLARGLAAIHSVGVVHRDLKPANLMFRSDDTLVLADFGISKQVNESSDEQLTMVGQVLGTPYYMSPEQGQGLKVDVRSDLYSAGIILYELMTQERPYRARTPSGIIYQHIHSDIPRLPVRLNALQNLINGLLAKSPDDRYQTAGELIRALQKYSVGKVGGSSR; encoded by the coding sequence ATGAGTGTCCCGGAGGCCCAACAGCAGAAGCAGGCCCGTATCCGCAAGATTGCTCAGGACCTGCAGCGCTTGCGACAGCTGCGGTCGCCGCGTCCGGCGGCCGGCGAGGCGGGCGAGGCGGGCGAGGGCGGCCGCGGCTACCGTTTCCTGCGCATGATTGGGGAGGGCGCGATGTCTCGCGTTTACCTGGCCAAGCGCAACGCGGACGGCGCTACTTTGGTGCTGAAGATCCTGGATACCCGCCGCCGCAAGGACGACGTCCTGGTCAAGCGCTTTGTCCGGGAGGCCAAGTTGATCTCCGACCTGAGGAGCCGCTATGTGGTGCGGATCTACGACCAGGGCTTTACCGACGACTATGGCTATATTGCCATGGAATTCTTCTCCCGCGGAGATCTGCGGCAGCGGGTCAAGATGGGCATTCCCCCGCAACATGCCCTGCGTCACATGGACCACCTGGCGCGCGGGTTGGCGGCTATCCACAGCGTGGGCGTGGTGCACCGGGACCTCAAGCCGGCGAACCTGATGTTTCGCAGCGACGACACCCTGGTGCTGGCCGATTTCGGCATCTCCAAACAGGTGAACGAAAGTTCCGATGAGCAATTGACCATGGTCGGCCAGGTGTTGGGGACTCCCTACTACATGAGCCCGGAGCAGGGGCAGGGGCTGAAGGTGGATGTGCGCTCGGACCTCTACAGCGCCGGCATTATCCTGTACGAACTGATGACCCAGGAGCGTCCCTACCGGGCGCGCACCCCGTCCGGGATCATCTACCAGCACATCCACTCCGATATTCCCCGCCTGCCCGTGCGGCTGAACGCATTGCAGAACTTGATTAACGGATTGTTGGCGAAGTCGCCCGACGATCGCTACCAGACGGCGGGGGAGTTGATCCGCGCCCTGCAAAAATACTCAGTGGGGAAAGTCGGGGGCAGTAGCCGGTAG
- a CDS encoding tetratricopeptide repeat protein, translated as MQWRPAALCWLFWLPAAAAAEEQLVSGRVHQELSAAHAALERGDAAEAARTLEEISDTEGLTPLERASILQSLGYAYHAQERPAAAAEALLAALALEALPAATGRKLRYQAGRLLLQAGRHREGIAELERWLPTEPAPKAEDYLVLALAWYRLEGYRELIPYIRKALARNAEPPRAWRELLLAAYLETQDYRNAAQALETLLAAHPGEAALWLQLASLYQSLQREHEALASYELAYRLGPLDTEDLERLAQLYLRLNLPYRAASLLHRELGARLPETRARLELLWNAWLAAREPGRAAAIMERAARQDEEAALYRMLGQTYFGMGRWRDARTALEQALRLGVDAAAEGETLYSLGLAACNDGAVEDALAALRRATAHSSTRNAARAWQGYLEREPRRCQAAPAKELPATAPDFPH; from the coding sequence GTGCAATGGCGCCCGGCCGCGCTCTGTTGGCTGTTCTGGCTGCCGGCCGCCGCGGCCGCCGAAGAGCAGCTCGTGTCCGGGCGCGTACACCAGGAGCTAAGCGCCGCCCACGCCGCCCTGGAGCGGGGAGACGCCGCGGAGGCGGCACGGACCCTCGAAGAAATCTCCGACACAGAGGGATTGACTCCCCTGGAACGCGCCAGCATCCTCCAGTCGCTGGGATACGCCTACCATGCCCAGGAGCGGCCGGCGGCCGCGGCGGAGGCGTTGCTTGCGGCGCTGGCCCTGGAGGCCCTGCCAGCGGCCACCGGGCGCAAACTCCGCTACCAGGCGGGCAGGCTGCTGCTCCAGGCCGGGCGCCACCGCGAGGGCATCGCCGAGTTGGAACGGTGGCTGCCCACCGAGCCCGCTCCCAAGGCCGAGGATTACCTGGTGCTGGCCCTGGCCTGGTACCGCCTGGAAGGCTACCGCGAACTCATCCCCTATATCCGCAAGGCCTTAGCCCGCAACGCAGAGCCGCCGCGCGCCTGGCGCGAATTGCTGCTGGCCGCCTACCTGGAAACACAGGATTACCGCAACGCCGCCCAGGCGCTGGAAACGCTACTCGCGGCCCACCCCGGCGAAGCCGCGCTATGGCTGCAGTTAGCCTCCCTGTACCAGAGCTTGCAGCGGGAACACGAGGCGCTGGCCAGCTACGAACTTGCCTACCGGCTCGGCCCGCTGGACACAGAAGACCTGGAGCGTCTGGCGCAACTCTACCTGCGCCTGAACCTGCCCTACCGCGCCGCCAGCCTGCTGCACCGGGAATTGGGAGCGCGGCTGCCGGAAACCCGGGCGCGGCTGGAGTTGCTGTGGAACGCCTGGTTGGCGGCACGGGAACCGGGACGGGCCGCCGCCATCATGGAGCGGGCGGCCCGGCAGGACGAAGAGGCCGCTTTGTACAGAATGCTGGGACAGACATACTTCGGCATGGGGCGCTGGCGGGACGCGCGCACGGCGCTGGAACAGGCCCTGCGCCTGGGCGTGGATGCCGCCGCGGAGGGAGAGACCCTGTACTCGCTGGGGCTCGCCGCCTGCAATGACGGCGCCGTCGAAGACGCCTTGGCCGCCCTGCGCCGGGCAACCGCCCACTCCTCCACGCGCAACGCCGCCCGCGCCTGGCAGGGCTACCTGGAACGGGAGCCCCGCCGTTGCCAAGCCGCGCCCGCGAAGGAACTACCGGCTACTGCCCCCGACTTTCCCCACTGA
- a CDS encoding MotA/TolQ/ExbB proton channel family protein, translated as MLEPLQDFLERGGPVLTGILLVSTFMWFSILERGWYYRFGHPRRLAEALRRWRELPPLPTRARQLRRRVLLAQLDNALDARLATVRTCTHILPLLGLLGTVTGMIAIFDVVGAFGTGNPRGMAAGISRALLPTTAGLVTALVGIACLAALQRRAAGHHQQTRRLLAQDGQR; from the coding sequence ATGCTGGAACCGCTGCAAGACTTCCTGGAACGGGGCGGACCGGTACTGACGGGCATTCTGCTGGTCTCCACCTTTATGTGGTTCTCGATCCTGGAGCGCGGCTGGTACTACCGCTTCGGCCACCCGCGACGGCTGGCCGAAGCCCTGCGCCGGTGGCGCGAACTGCCGCCGCTCCCGACCCGGGCGCGGCAATTGCGGCGCCGGGTCCTGTTGGCGCAACTCGACAACGCCCTGGACGCGCGGCTCGCTACCGTGCGGACCTGCACCCACATCCTGCCGCTGCTGGGGCTGCTCGGCACCGTCACCGGAATGATCGCGATCTTCGACGTAGTCGGCGCCTTCGGGACCGGCAACCCGCGCGGCATGGCGGCCGGGATCTCCCGCGCCCTACTGCCCACGACCGCCGGACTGGTCACGGCACTGGTCGGCATCGCTTGCCTTGCCGCCCTGCAACGCCGCGCCGCCGGCCACCACCAGCAAACCCGCCGACTGTTGGCGCAGGACGGGCAACGCTGA
- a CDS encoding surface lipoprotein assembly modifier, with protein MNGTAWRVRFRLLCIAPLAASFSAMAAGAEADRHGPAALRQAGAAAAQAPRDYRDSLNLARDLIAAGRFGEAELLLDAAARAPEADATAIAFLRGLAALGRGDYDRAAGIFNAILVARPGLLRVRLELARALFLKNSPRSDRAARRQFERVLAARPPAPVARNIRAFLGAIRSRRAWELDFSFALLPDSNINRAPSSRTVTIGGLPFLLSEDAQETSGIGAYMSLGGSYRWRLRDRLRLAWSGRALRREYGGRAFDDMTLETALGPRVLFAGGEAGAASFVSRRYYGGAPYRRSFGLRLDGNRLATPRRRVSARLELQRLFHDRDRSFDGDIYSAGLSWRFAASLVSFSSLWLNYTRQLPRAPWLRNRAPNIGAGYYRDFAKGLGIGAEVQGTDTRYDRPHPLFARERRDRTWIATLRFSLRTLNIRGFTPVLSFSHIRNRSNIGFYDYRRNLLELGVRQAF; from the coding sequence GTGAACGGGACCGCCTGGCGCGTGCGGTTCCGTTTGCTTTGCATCGCCCCGCTCGCCGCGTCGTTTTCGGCAATGGCTGCCGGGGCGGAGGCCGACCGACACGGGCCCGCCGCGTTGCGGCAGGCGGGTGCGGCGGCGGCGCAGGCGCCCCGCGACTACCGCGATTCCCTGAACCTTGCCCGCGATCTGATCGCCGCCGGGCGCTTCGGCGAGGCGGAGCTGCTTCTGGATGCCGCCGCCCGGGCGCCGGAGGCGGATGCGACTGCCATCGCTTTTCTGCGCGGCCTCGCGGCCCTGGGACGCGGCGATTACGACCGCGCTGCCGGCATTTTCAACGCCATCCTCGTTGCGCGCCCGGGCCTGTTGCGGGTGCGCCTGGAACTGGCCCGCGCCCTGTTTCTCAAGAACAGCCCCCGCTCCGACCGCGCCGCCCGGCGTCAATTCGAGCGGGTGCTGGCGGCCCGACCGCCGGCCCCGGTGGCGCGCAACATCCGGGCGTTTTTGGGCGCTATTCGCAGCCGCCGCGCCTGGGAACTGGATTTCAGCTTCGCGCTCCTGCCCGACAGCAATATCAACCGGGCGCCTTCTTCGCGCACCGTGACCATCGGCGGCCTGCCGTTTCTGCTGTCCGAAGATGCGCAGGAGACCAGCGGCATCGGCGCGTACATGAGTCTGGGCGGTTCGTACCGCTGGCGGCTGCGCGACAGGCTGCGCCTCGCCTGGTCGGGCCGCGCGTTGCGCCGCGAATACGGGGGCCGGGCCTTCGACGACATGACGCTGGAAACGGCGCTGGGGCCGCGGGTTCTGTTTGCCGGCGGCGAGGCCGGCGCCGCGTCGTTCGTTTCCCGCCGCTATTACGGCGGCGCTCCGTACCGGCGCTCTTTCGGGTTGCGCCTGGACGGCAACCGCCTGGCGACGCCGCGGCGCCGGGTCAGCGCCCGCCTGGAATTGCAGCGCCTTTTTCACGACCGCGACAGGAGCTTTGACGGCGACATCTACTCCGCCGGGTTGAGCTGGCGCTTCGCCGCCAGTTTGGTGAGCTTTTCCTCGCTGTGGCTCAATTACACGCGCCAACTCCCGCGCGCCCCGTGGCTGCGCAACCGGGCGCCGAATATCGGCGCCGGCTATTACCGCGATTTTGCCAAGGGCCTCGGCATTGGCGCGGAGGTGCAGGGCACGGACACGCGCTACGACCGACCGCATCCGCTTTTTGCCAGGGAGCGCCGCGACCGCACCTGGATCGCCACGTTGCGGTTCAGTCTGCGCACCCTCAATATAAGGGGCTTTACCCCGGTGCTGTCTTTCTCTCATATCCGCAACCGCTCCAATATCGGCTTCTACGACTACCGGCGCAACCTGTTGGAACTCGGTGTCAGGCAGGCGTTTTAA